In the genome of Hypanus sabinus isolate sHypSab1 chromosome X2 unlocalized genomic scaffold, sHypSab1.hap1 SUPER_X2_unloc_4, whole genome shotgun sequence, the window agttccaaaccacATTCACACATGCACCACCACCTTCCAACCTCTCAGCCCAGCCCACAACCAACCCAACAACACCGGGAGGTTTCTCTTCGTGAGGGTTTCTGGGTAAAGAGGCAGCCATGGGCAATAGTACCGGTGTTGTTCCGTACATTCGAAGGAAGTGCGAGCGGATGTATCTCCTGAACGTTGCCGTGCTCCACTATGTAAATCCGAGGATTATGAACTCCGAACGAAAATATAGTTCCTAGTTAAGCTCGGTTGAAGAGTTTACCTTCCAGTCAGTGAAAATGTCAATTAGTGCTGTACGGAAATAAAACCTTCCATCGGATTTAGTTCTCTCTGGGTCAATAACGATATGAAACACCTTTGCCTCGATGACAAGTGACTTCTGGCTTTCAGATCACAAAGGTGCCGCACTCCAATGAGAATAACCACTGCCCTCCACtatatattcattggcattgccatcgatgggttcatcactgtcaatcagcagatggggggggggcgatCCAAGTAATTAGTAAATCTCCAGCATCGTACATGCAGTAACACGTGATCTTTGTAGTATTGTGGAACATgaccagaacttgaaataatCCCGAAGGAGAGAGACAAATTGGGCCAAGTCACAGGTTGATTGAAGTCAGAAACAGCCCATTCTCATAAAGACAGGGATATAGTCAGATAATTTGATGGTCAGTCAGAATGTCTGATCCGAGCCTTGTTAGAGGATGAGTGCTTATggaaacatggaaatctacaatataatacacagtGTGCCGTCCATGTAACCTGTTCCAGAAACTGCCTCCTATTTTCCAACTGCATTGCACTCTGTgtattctaagctccatgaagtTATCTGAATCTCTCAAAAGACTGCATAGTATCTGTCTGTACTGTCATCGCTGACTGTGTATTCCATACACCTGCTACTCTGTGTGAGAAACCTATCTATGACATTCCAATcgaccaagcaccttaaaacaatgccccttGTGTTTGCCAattcagccccaggaaaaagcctctggctgtccacacgatcaatgcctctcatcatcttttacacctctatcaggtcacctctcatcctccttcgctacaaagttcactcaacctattgtcataaggcatgttctccaatccatgcaacatccttgtaaatctcctctgctctctttctatagtatccacatccttcctgtaatgaggaaactgaacagaATACTCGAAGTGGGGTGTAAATCAGgtcttgtacagctgcaacattacctcaccacTCGTGAATTCAGTTCCATGCTTGATGAAGGCCTTATTAACAACAATGACAATCAGCGCTGCGCCTTTAATTGTAAAATTGACATGGACCCCAatatctcgctgatcctccacactgccaagagtcctaacataatattgtattctgtcttcaaatcaggttggatagattttggcATAGTAggtgaattaagggttatggggaaaatgcaggtaggtggagatgccCATCGCCAGATCAGGCATGTCCTTATTAAAtgttggagcaggctcgacgggctggacggccgactcctgctcctatttcttatgttctcaccACAGACTATAATCTCTCCTGAAATACTCTCCTTCTCCCATTGATGTCTTTTGCAAATATTTTTTACAGGTTTGAAATGGCAGAACACTTGCGCatgggaatctcaaacacaacaaCACATCAGTTTTGCTGAATGACTGGATATTTAAGGAGTGACCAAATATTTTCTTTGCAACACCAACACCTCTGTTGTCGATCCACGGAGATGAAGAATTATCTCATAACATCTGGTAATGTATTCTGTCACTGAAATCAAGCATTCTGTTGTAACTCAGTGAAATCCACATGAACCGGGgtgctgagaacacaccagcatttgttcactggagatcagttcttctACTGCATTGATTGTAGAAGGGATTCAAACATCTGACTGTCTGAATTGCAGAGAATTGATCGCAGTGAgatatcattctccttctctcagtgtgggaagggattcactcacagcctacccacagacacgccagtgagttcacagtggggagaggccgttcacctgctctgtgtgagggaggggattcactcacagcctacccacagacacgccagtgagttcacagtgaggagaggccattcacctgctctgtgtgagggaggggattcactcacagcctacccacagacacgccagtgagttcacagtggggagaggccattcacctgctctgtgtgagggaggggattcactcacagcctacccacagacacgccagtgagttcacagtggggagaggccattcacctgctcagtgtgagGGAGGGAAACTACCCAGTCATCcagcctgaagatacatcaggAAGTTCACACCACAGTGAGATGCTCCACCTGTTCTGACAGCAGGAAGCAATTCATTCTGTCGTCGGTGCTAAATATACATCTGAAAATTCCCCAGTGAGAAGACAGTAACCTGTTTACATGGTGGGAAGGTATTCACACACTAAACCATGCCACAGTGACACCAGCAAGTTCATAACGGGGAGAGGCcaatcacctgctctgtgtgcgaaaggattcactgaatcatctcaactgaatgaacaccagtgagttcacactgaaaAGATgtcgttcacctgcttagactgtgggaagggattcactcgttcatccacactacagagacaccagcgagttcacaccggggagaggccattcacttgctctgaatgtgggaagggattcagtgacTCATCCAAACTTGTGAGAcactaccgagttcacactggggagaggccgttcacttgctctgaatgtgggaaaggatttgctcggtcatctcaactgactgaacatcagcgagttcacactggggagaaaccgttcagctgctTTCAATGTGGCAAGGGGTTCACCCAGTCATCTCAtctgaaagtacatcagcgaattcacactggggagaaaccgttcagctgctctgaatgtgggaagggattcgctgatTCATTCTCCCTTGTGAAGCActgccgaattcacactggggagaagccattcacgtgctgtgaatgtgggaagggattcactgactcatcccaccttgtgaagcactgccgaattcacactggggagaagccattcacatgctctgaatgtgggaagggattcactcagtcgtctCATCTGAatgtacatcagcgaattcacactggggagaaaccgttcagctgctctgaatgtgggaagggattcgctgatTCATACACCCTTGTGAAGCACAACCGaattcacacaggggagaagccattcacatgctgtgaatgtgggaagggattcactgactcatcccaccttgtgaagcactgccgaattcacactggggagaagccgttcacgtgctgtgaatgtgggaaggggttcactgcATCATCCAACCTGGTGAGGCATagccgaattcacactggggagaaaccgttcacctgcttagattgtggaaagggattcactcggtcatcaggCTTGAAAgtccatcagcgagttcacactgggcgaTGCCAGTCACCTGTTCtgattgtgggaatgaattcGCTCAGATATCTCAACTGACTGAACatcaactgctcagactgtgggaaggcattcacacactgatccacactgcagagacagaggtgggttcacactgtggggagggtggtcacctgctcagagtgtgggaagacattcacacactgatccacactgcagagacagtggtgggttcacactgtggtgagggtggtcacctgctcagactgtgggaaggcattcacacactggtccacactgcagagacagtggtgggttcacactgtggtgaGGGTGGTCACCTGTTCTGACTGGGATGGGTTTCAATCAGTCATTCATCCTTGTGTCACCGTATCAAGCTTTGACCCAACGTGAATCTGAGAGATCATAAGCTTCAGAGGACGTAATTCACTCAGGTTCACCAATGGAGTATTAAAGGCAGTGGTTCAGGCCAGGTTATTTTTGAGCTTTCAGCGGTGGCCACTCCACAGTCAGGATGGATTATCAAGAAAACCTTCATTAGCTGGAGCAAATGGAGCTGTcactgttggagtggacagagttggagcGGAGACTTTGAGGCTTTAATTTTTTGAGGTTTCAGTGGGGAGAGCAGtcagtcagagaaggcaaaatcATGATGGATGTAGAATTTTTTTTGCCCCTTCTTTACATTTTCTCAGTTGAAACAGTGGAGATGACAGGCAGGGTGGTGGAAAGCTGCtttctgggatgtgggaaggcagaggaCCCTGCTgtgtccctgataactacacctgtgagaaaggcatccagcttcagctccgAACAATCCACATTATGGAGTtgcagctggaactggatgaactccagatcatccaggaggctgaaggggtgataggtaGGACATTTGAGAGGTATTTGCACCCAAGGTGCAcggcacaggaaactgggtgacagtgagGAAGAAACTGCACTCTCTGTTTCCCCCTGTGCCCATCCCTTTGAACAACACAGGTATCACTTTAGGTACAGTCGGGGATGGTGGGATGACCTGGCAAAGAAAAGTCACAGCAatagggtctctggcactgagcatggcTCTGAGActgagaagggaagggaggagaagaggcgAGCTGTGTTGATACGTGGCTTGTTAGCTCAGGGAACTGACAGGATGTTCTGTAGGTGAGTGTTGAGCATTCCTCAggagggtgaacagtgaaggtcgtggtccatgtgggtaacAATGATATGGGCTGGTAGAGTAACAAGGTTAAGttaagggagttcagggagtgagGTGCTAATTGAAAGGACAGCTCCTCCAGGCctgtgatctcaggactgctgtCCGTGTGATGTGGCAGGGAtcagaagattatacagtttaacatgtggctaaagagttggtgcaggagggaggggataagatttttggatcatttgagCTTGTGAGGATTGCTGTGTACAGAGGAGTGAGAGTGTGTAGGTAGGGACAGCACATCACTAACGGAATGTGACTGGGCACAcaggtctctctgtctctctcacaaacacatcagtggagtggggagggaggggagtgagaaggggaaggggaatgaggaggaTGGAGTTCGGACTCCTTCACAAAGTCCCACACtcacccaaccctcccctctgGAATTGGTCCCATTCCCTCCCCAAGATTGGGGGTGAGCATTGAGTCACCTTGCCAACAAGAAAAGGAATTGTTCGATAACATCTGCTTaacacattttgataataaatttacattgaacttgaaCATTGAAATGTACTGTTGGTAAAACATGTACTGATGGGAAATGGTCTCAGTGAAGGACCGAGAGTGGAAAACGAACCGGTGTTCAGCCCCACTGCTCCGTGCCAGACAAGAGCCCCTAAATGAGTCTGCCCGTGTGTCTTTTAtttcccttctcaaccccattccctgccctctccccatgacctttgatgcctttactgatCAAGCactgatcaacctctgctttaaataatcacTTGGCAACTGTGCCgtcagtggcaataaattccacaggccCCTCATCTACCTAAATGCATGCTGTCTGGTATTAGGTATTTTGACCCGAAGATTTAAAATGGCAGCTATAtactctatctatatctctttTAATCTTATCAAGCCGTGTCAGGGCACCCTGAGCCTCCTCCACGTCAGAGaagcagcccaagtttgtccgaaCTCTCCTTACACAGTAGCTCatgcctctaatccagacaacatcctggtgaacctcttctgcaaacTCTCTAAATGCTTGATCTCTGCTATTGGACATCTTGACGCAGAAGGTTAAAAGTGGCAGCtctctactctgtctatacctctgGTAATCTGATCAAGCTCTCTCAGCTCACCCTGAGCCGCCTCCacaccagagaaaacagcccaagtttgtccgaaCTCTCCTTACACAGCAGCTCatgcctctaatccagacaacatcctggtgaacctcttcattgctgtcctaaacccAGCGGAGTAATAGGCTTTAAGTAAATAAATGGTGGGTTGTTAATtaataagagtgtcaaaggtgacGGGgcaaaggcagcagaatggggtttagagggataatccAACAGTcctgatcgaatggtggagaagactcaatggacgGAATGAGTATTTCAGTTCCTATGACTTGTGGTATTGTGGTGAGATGGTGGAGCGGTGGGGAGTAAGGTGAGTGTCAAGTCCAACTTGAGTTTCTAGAAAGCATTGGGAcctagaggcaaaagaaaataatatttatatggtTAAAAGCAAGAACAAGAATTTACTGATAGACCAGACAGAACCCACTGCCTGAAACAGTTTGGCGGACCCTGCATCATCACGCCGGCAGTCCGAGAGCAGCGTTGGAATCTGCGGTAAGATGCCGAACTTTAAATAACTGGAGACCGTTTCATGGAAAAGAGCACCGCTGTCACTGCGTTTGAGTTAACTCCGACACGGGGCCCATCGCGCGCAGGCGCTTCTTGGAGATGACGTGGGGCTTAAGAGCTCGCGAACCTTCGAGAGAGATTTCGCCCGGTCGGAGGCCATAACGGTTCAGTAGAGAAACGGAGGTGCAGGTCCGAATTCGTCTACAAAATCCgagaggcagccagtttttcACCTTCACCTTAACCTTAACCTAATGAAAACTTATGACTGATTACTTATGACATTTTTTATGACTTATGACTAAGAACTAACGGAACTTTAAAACTGCCGCAGTTGCGAAAAATACAAGGAAACgttgtttggtcattgagtggaatcGAGTTAAAAACCTTTAGGTAGGCGCATTCAATCTCTTTCAAGTGGGGAGGCTGCACATGTTCAAACAACAGAACAAGAACTCCGACTTGACAGTGAAAAACTGGTTGACAGtgaaaaggcaaacacgaggaaatctgcagatgctggaaattcaagcaacacacacagcgcttctccttatagttgctgccaggcctgctgcgttccaccagcgttttgtgtgtgtgttgacagTGAAAACACTGCTTTACAGTGAGAATGCTGCTTGTCAGTGGGGAAAAATAAAACTTTTTGACCGGGAAGCTGGAGGACCAGGAAACAGAAATCTGGGAGCCTTAAGCTGGAGCAGTAGGAGCAATAACTTGGAATCCTTAAAAAGGAAGAAAATCAAGTTGAGATAAAACAACATCAAAGCGCCATTAAAAAGTTGTACTTGCCCTTTCACCTGTGAACAGCCTGCAGGCGGAATCAAACATGGCTGATCAGGCTATTGGGAAATCAGTTGAGCAACTCAAGGTAATGCGAACGACAGCAAAATGAGTATTTTCTCGTCTGGCCAACAGTATTACCAGGGCCCATCAAAACATGTCTGAAGAGGATCTCAGAgtcagtttcaataaactcacaaCAGAAGCCGAGAAAGTCATGGAAGCCAATGATGATGTGGAGGCCGGATTCATTGTGGAACGGGAGGCGGAGCTGAACGCAGAGAAAGTAGCCGTGTTAACTGAACAGCAAAAAGCCGACCTGGCAAAGACGGCAAATGAGTCTGAGTTGAAACTGAAGGAGATCAGAAACGTAATCCAAGAGTCTCTTTGGAATAACTTTGGAAATGTTGAACTGTTCACAGCACTACAAGCAGGAGAGGATGAATGTCAAAACGTCGCTGCTGTACAACCCGATGGCCACCAGGTGGGGTTTGACTTCATGACAGTCCTACAAGGACTGGTACAGACAGCGAAGGAGGTGCATGGTCGGTGGAAAAGATATATCCCGCCAGGTGATCGGAAGCACCTTCTGAGTCGGCTAAAGGGTCTCGAACTCCACATCCCCAAGTTGGTTTCCAAGAAAGAAAGGAGAAATGAGGATGTGGAAAGACTAACCCCAACGGCGTTGGGCTTTTCCTCCAATTTTCCCACGCCAGCCATCAGACTGAAACCGACGGCCCTTCCCAAGTTTACTGGCAGAAAACGTGATTTTCACAGATGGAGAATGGACTGGGAAGCACACAGAGGCAGGGAGAGCCGACCTGTTCAAAGGAGGTGATAGAGATTTAAGTACCGGACAGTCTTGACCACAAAGTCAGAAAAGACCTTCGCCTCACTACTTATCACACTGCTGATGTCATCTTCCGTGTTCTCGAAAACCGCTATTGGAATCGAACGTGCATTGCTGTTGAAATAGTGGAAGAgttacagaaaatgccagaaatcgTCAGCCACGGAAAATATTGGAATTAATTCAAACTGTGGAGAAGGCACTTCAAGACTTGAGTGGCCTTGGAGACTCGGGTGCTATCAAAAATCCACTGGTGACAAGTTCAATTGAAAGTAAACTTACAGAAACTCTCAAAAAGGAATGGCTGGTCTATGTCGCTGTCAGGGGAAATGCTTTGGCACCAGATAATCGGTTTGACAGTCTCTTGGAATTCCTCAAAGAGCAAGAGAGCGTATATGAGCAGCTGGAGCAACTGAGGGATGAAGAGCCGAGTAGAAGAGGAACCAGGGCTGAGCCAAGACATGCCAGAGCCAAGTCTACCAAGTCAGGCGACGACCATGCAGGGTGTGTCGTCTGCGGTGATGGAAAGCACAAAAGGAAGCTCCACTTTTGCAAACGGTTTCGAGCTCCAAAGCTACGAGAGAAAAAGGCTGCAGTAAGAAAGGTGGCAGCATGCAAGAGGTGTCTCGAGGTTCATGATGACTGTTCATACTGCAAACCCGCCTGTCTGTGTAAAGACTAAGACTGCAAGGATGAGCGTACTCCCGAGCATCATTACTATCTGTGCCCCAATGCTGAAATAAAGAAAAGCAGCGCAGGTCAGAAAAAGAGCAGATTCGGTCCAGAGGAAGATAAAGGCAGGAAGAAATATAGAGAGGATCAAGAGGAGTTCTTCAGTAAACTTTCAACGGAATTGGCCAAACAGTGTTGCGATGTATTTTCAAACACTGCATCCAGAGCCTTCAGCACTGTGAAAGATAAGCCGGGCCTTCCGGTGGAAAGTGGATTGTAAGAGATGCCGGTGAATATGACGCTTCTCGAAGTCACAGCTAATGCTGGACAAAAAATCGGGACGTTAATTGACGGCTTCAGACAGCAATTATACAACCCAGAAGGCTGCAAGTAGACTGAACCTCAGGAGTGAGGAAATCACTCTCGTCGTCCATGGGGTCGCGGGGATGAAGATTCAGGTGGAGACAAAGCGGTACCTTCTAAACGTCACTCCCAAGGTCACTCTCAAATCACAGCAATCGGTTTGTTATTGTCTAGactccacaaatctccacaaacttgtGACACCGAAGCAACTGCAGAAATTCTTCCCAGACATACCGCCTGATGAACTTGTGCGACCCAGAGAAATAGATTTACTCATAAGCCGTAGAGAAGGTCAGCTGGCGTCTCAGAGAGTCAGAGCTGTTGGGGACCTCGTGCTGTGGGACGGACCCCTGGGGAAAATGGCCAGAGGAGCACGTCCTGACCTCTTTGAGGAGCTGTCTGTGTCGGTCCCCATGTCCAAGTCACAGTTTGCAAGGTCAATGAGAGCGGCTGCTGTCCAGTACGAGGAGCTCACCAGCAGAGTCCGAGAGCAACTTCCACCAAACAGACAGGACGGCATCAAGCTCCAGGAGTCAGGTACTTCAACCACCAACCGGGACTTCCTGGAGTGGAGGAAGTGGGATCGTATTGACGCAGCATGCGAGCCAAAATGCCGGTGTTGTCGCTGCGGAAACCGCCAGCCGGGCGGCAAAGGAAAGAGTGACTCTGGCTGAAGAGAGGGAACCTGAAGTTGTAAGAAGAGGCCTCACCTATGTCACAGGTGACCGCCGCAGCAAGGAACCACGTTGGCACGCCAGGTATCCTTGGTTAGAAGATCCAGCTTCCTTGCCAAACAATAAAAGAACAGTCGAGGCTACGTTTCTCAGGACGGAAAAGCAACGAGCCAAAGAACCGATTGGAAACCTGCGTGCACTGCTCAGGTGCGCGACATGGTTGATCGAAGGGTTGAAATGAAATTGTCCGAGGACACAGTGTTCAACTGGAACGGACCAGTTCCAGTCACCTTATTGCTCCGATCCCGCCCTCTGTCACGACCCCAGTGAGACTCGTGTGGAACAGCAGCCAAACGTTCAGAGGCGTGAGCTTGACCGACCTGCTAATGAAAGGTCCAGATGTCCTCAACCAGATTCGATCTGTCCGACTCGGATTTAGGAGTAGGAATATACACTGCTCTGGGTGAAATTAAAAAGATGTACAATTCGGTTTGGTTGGAAGACCGGGAAGTGCACCTGAATAGATCCCTCTGCCGAGACTCCGAGGACGAGGAGCTGGGAGAATATGCAAACACAAGAGTGAACATCTGAGACAAACCAGCAGGGGGCATTGCGCATCTAGCAATGCGCGAAACTGCTTACCTCCCTCCTTTCACCCACCTCAGAGAGGAGCGGCAGGTGCTCCAACACGACAGATATGTCAATGACATTCTCACATCCCACAACAACCTTGGCCAGCTAAAATCCATGACGGCAAATGCGGAGCAGATCCCGAAGGCCGGAGTGTTGAAGCTCAAGCCTTGGGTCGTTTCTGGGCAAAGTGggaggaaagagtgcaaagacAAGCTGGTCCAAGGCAGGAACCATGGTCATGTCAAACTTGGAGGCGACGCTACGTTGTATAAAAACGAACAACCCATCTACCAGGAGTGACCACCTCGCGTGGGTTGAgtcgcccacaactctctggttaaTGCTGCCTTCGGAAGATCTCCCTTCGCGTGCTCCTTTGGGAaccaacccccgctgttcccGAGCAGGAAGAGCAGATCGTGGTGCCGTCTGTTCAGGCCCATATCTATAGGTGCCGCGACTTTGGGAGGACACACGCACGACCTTGCCCAGATCAGCCGATCGCAATGGGACGATTGCCGATCGATACCGGACTCCTGCGCCTgagtatcgacctgggcagatggtgtggctttcatccaaAGACATCCCTCTCAAAAACGAGCCTaagaaactcgcccctcgcttcctggAACCTTTAGAAGTATAAAGTATCATCAACCCCGCAGCGGTCCGAGTTAAACTACCAAGATCTATGCACGTTTCCCAGTTAAATCCACTCtccgtcagccccttgtgtcctccGACTGAAACCCCTACACCCTCCCGGATCATTGCCAACCATCCGGCGGCTACTAGATGTGAAACGTCGGGACAGGGGTCGACTGGGCCCAGTGTTCCTAGGTTTCCAGTTCCTTTATCCTGGACACTTCCCTCATCCAGCACTTCCACCGGGACCATCAGGACAATCATGGAGGATCTTGCTGGAGGCTTCCGTTGAGGGGAAAGGTACTGTCATTGTTCCTTCGGGTAATTCCCCATCTTGCTACTACCTCCTTAATCGCTATGTATCCGTCTGGGGCGGCCAGAATGAGCATAACACTGACCATGGTCGATGCCCTCTGATCCTTTGTATGGAAGGTTTGAGCACACCCGATGTGGTGTTCAGTAATAACCAAGATCGCCGTGTTGCTGGAACCAGACTCTATTgataggaaatccatacacaccagaacAAGTGGCCCCACTCTCTGCAAATGAGATAACGGAATGGGCCTTGTAGGCAGCGTCTTCCTCCGAACACATCGAATGCGCGGTTTACAGTTCTCTTCGACCACAGTTTTTATTCGGGGTCAGTAGAAACGATCCAATCCCTAGATCTTTTCAACCCCCAAATAACCCGAATTATCATCAaatgacttcaacacaatccccGATACTTCCCAGACAGAACCAACTGGGAACGCGGAGACCTGTCTGGAGCAGACGTGACCCGGCATGGAATCTGGTTCCTCAACTGCAGTTTCGGCCAGTCTCTCCGCAGTAGAGATACTGCAGGGTGTTTCATCATTTCAGCTTGGGCCATATCCGCTTCCGCAGCAGCCGCCAAACGGTGATTACACAagggtcatctcgctgagcgGAGGTCACTCCCTCTGGAAGCAGCTCAGAGAACTGCTTTGCATCCAGAGTGGTCAGGCTTGTGGTATGGCGCAGCCAGAAGTTCCCAAATGACCCACCGCTCAAACAGGCTCATTGCTTTAGATCCAGGATCGGGAACGctcttccactctcagtccatttcCAGACCTCCATGCTCACGTGGGACAAAGCAACTGCATCAATGTTCCGGCCGTCCGACCGGTacatcaggctgaaatcatagacaGACAACGCGACGAACCAACGATGAACTTTGGCATCCAACTTTgccgaggtcaggatataagtcaATGGACTGGGTCCAACCTCACTGAACACAGACAATTTCAATGTCAGAAACTCCAACTTGTGCGTGAAGCGCTGACAATGAAACCGCTTTCCGTCTCAGGAAACGTCTCGATAGCCCTCGCTGGCAGAGCCCCAATTCAGGGCGTGGATGGCAAGTATGTGTGTACACGAATTTAGGGGGGTCGGTAGATTTGGTTGAGTATATTCATATTATTTACAATGTATTCATTATTATGATTTCATTTATAAGTACGTTGATAATAAACGTATAATAGCTTTTTGAAGGTGGTAGAAGCTATTTTGAGAACTGCTCGAAATCATTCTCATGTGCGTGTGAAAATTGTTAGGGGGTTTGGGGTACACACAGATTTTTGGGGTGTGCTCTTATTTGGTAATGTGCATATATTTGGTGGTGCGCAGCCAAATGTTCGCAGATTGCGTTGTCGAACATGATGTCGAACACGCCGATTTGGTGATGTCTGCTCTCAAATGTCTATGTCAGCACTTCAAGATTTCAACACGAATTTTGGACTGGGTTCGGATTTTCAACTTCAAGACGGATTTTCAATGTGTGACTCGATTTTTCTGCTGAGATAATCTCATGGACATATGGGGTTAACAGCAGGTCTGTTCTGCGGACTGATTTGGAACGACGAATATGCGTGTGATCGTGGTCCTTGGTGATGCGCATGCGTTTAGAGATGCGCACGAATTCATGGGTATATTCCCGAACATGTGGGGGCGCACTTATCTGGGGACCAGATATAGCGCTTTATCGGTAACACGGCTTATGGT includes:
- the LOC132385899 gene encoding gastrula zinc finger protein XlCGF8.2DB-like, which gives rise to MSFTCLDCGKGFTRSSTLQRHQRVHTGERPFTCSECGKGFSDSSKLVRHYRVHTGERPFTCSECGKGFARSSQLTEHQRVHTGEKPFSCFQCGKGFTQSSHLKVHQRIHTGEKPFSCSECGKGFADSFSLVKHCRIHTGEKPFTCCECGKGFTDSSHLVKHCRIHTGEKPFTCSECGKGFTQSSHLNVHQRIHTGEKPFSCSECGKGFADSYTLVKHNRIHTGEKPFTCCECGKGFTDSSHLVKHCRIHTGEKPFTCCECGKGFTASSNLVRHSRIHTGEKPFTCLDCGKGFTRSSGLKVHQRVHTGRCQSPVLIVGMNSLRYLN